One window from the genome of Rufibacter tibetensis encodes:
- a CDS encoding heme NO-binding domain-containing protein: MTIDTGLQDMMHGSIFVLLKRFVESAYNYSTWVRLLEKVGVEHPTYQMQGMYPTDELFAIVHQASEDTGIPAYELMEQYGEFLVPDLLLVYKKYIKPEWRTFEMLLNTEESMHGAVKREDDRTSPPRLLVTKRGNDRLIIDYHSKRRMCGVAVGIIRGIAKHYGEADRVTVTRMSDPYAETVQILVDFKA, from the coding sequence ATGACAATTGATACTGGTCTACAAGACATGATGCACGGCTCCATTTTCGTGCTGCTGAAGCGTTTCGTGGAAAGCGCTTATAACTATAGCACTTGGGTGCGGCTGCTGGAGAAAGTGGGGGTGGAGCACCCCACGTACCAAATGCAGGGAATGTACCCCACTGACGAACTTTTCGCCATTGTGCACCAAGCCTCAGAAGACACGGGCATACCAGCCTACGAACTTATGGAGCAGTATGGAGAGTTTCTGGTGCCTGACTTACTGCTGGTATACAAGAAATACATAAAGCCTGAGTGGCGCACCTTCGAGATGCTGCTTAACACTGAGGAATCTATGCACGGAGCTGTCAAACGGGAGGATGACCGGACATCTCCCCCAAGGCTACTTGTGACAAAGCGAGGAAACGACCGCCTGATTATTGACTATCATTCAAAGCGGCGTATGTGCGGGGTGGCCGTGGGTATCATTAGGGGCATAGCCAAACACTATGGCGAGGCAGACAGGGTGACGGTTACTCGCATGAGCGACCCTTATGCGGAGACGGTGCAGATCTTGGTTGACTTCAAGGCTTAA
- a CDS encoding DUF6799 domain-containing protein, translated as MKRTILYSLVCIVALSCAPYLSTAQQTSDSLITRSTIKDNTIFWQQGKLVQHKGGRLFEVQEPVQYSNGTVISPNGQVRLPNGKNYMLKQKNAISPQGNVVLVADDIFTHNTIVEHEKKVVGDTEVRIVTVDGQIVSAGNNKQQFTYPTAKEKRIQLLEQMVNLMEQRTALLEANLTPAERKSIEAYYNGLNKQLASVNQQLQALSPPAN; from the coding sequence ATGAAAAGAACCATTCTCTACTCTCTAGTATGTATAGTAGCCCTGAGCTGCGCCCCATACTTATCAACTGCGCAGCAAACATCAGATTCACTTATCACCCGGTCTACTATAAAAGACAATACCATCTTTTGGCAACAAGGAAAACTGGTGCAGCACAAAGGCGGAAGGTTATTTGAGGTGCAGGAACCTGTTCAATACAGCAATGGCACCGTGATTTCGCCCAACGGGCAAGTGCGCCTGCCTAACGGGAAGAACTACATGCTCAAACAAAAGAACGCCATTAGCCCACAGGGCAATGTGGTATTGGTAGCTGATGATATTTTCACCCACAATACCATTGTGGAACATGAAAAGAAAGTGGTAGGTGACACCGAAGTGCGCATTGTGACGGTAGATGGACAAATTGTTTCAGCGGGTAACAACAAACAACAATTTACTTACCCTACGGCTAAAGAAAAAAGGATTCAGCTTTTGGAGCAGATGGTGAACCTGATGGAGCAACGCACCGCTCTTTTAGAGGCCAACCTTACGCCGGCTGAACGCAAAAGCATAGAAGCTTACTATAACGGACTCAACAAACAACTTGCCTCTGTCAATCAGCAGTTGCAAGCCCTTTCACCTCCTGCCAATTAA
- a CDS encoding group III truncated hemoglobin, with product MQETKPDLQTEDDIRQLVDTFYDHVNQDELLGPIFNEFAKVDWEHHLPRMYEFWSTVLFGSMAYKGQPFPKHLALPVDRTHFARWITLFTQTVDELFTGTMANQAKEKAASIANIFQMKMGFWATPLVKP from the coding sequence ATGCAAGAGACTAAACCAGATTTACAGACCGAAGATGACATCCGCCAGTTGGTAGATACTTTTTATGACCACGTGAACCAGGATGAACTGCTGGGGCCAATTTTCAATGAGTTTGCCAAAGTAGATTGGGAGCACCACTTGCCCAGAATGTATGAGTTCTGGAGCACCGTGTTGTTTGGGTCTATGGCGTACAAGGGACAGCCATTCCCCAAGCATTTAGCTCTTCCCGTTGACCGAACTCATTTCGCACGCTGGATTACTCTTTTTACTCAAACCGTAGATGAACTATTCACAGGCACTATGGCAAATCAGGCCAAAGAGAAAGCCGCTAGTATTGCCAATATTTTCCAGATGAAGATGGGTTTTTGGGCCACGCCGTTAGTTAAACCCTAG
- a CDS encoding 30S ribosomal protein THX has product MGKGDKKSKKGKITKGSFGNNRPKKAKNVASKAAKLTVASKA; this is encoded by the coding sequence ATGGGAAAAGGAGATAAAAAAAGTAAAAAAGGAAAAATCACCAAAGGCTCTTTCGGAAACAACCGTCCTAAAAAAGCCAAGAACGTAGCCTCAAAAGCAGCTAAGCTAACCGTAGCCAGCAAAGCATAG
- a CDS encoding GAF domain-containing protein: MGLEVTNLVPRGTSLCSLAVLKDGITVIENALKEPCLLINPFVTGEFGLHFYAAAPLRSSDGFNIGALCIVDKEPREFSAADQRTLESLASVVMENIERDIT, encoded by the coding sequence ATGGGATTGGAAGTAACAAATCTGGTGCCAAGGGGCACCAGCCTCTGCTCGCTTGCAGTGCTCAAAGATGGGATCACCGTTATTGAGAATGCATTGAAAGAACCTTGCCTGTTGATCAATCCGTTTGTGACGGGTGAGTTTGGCTTACACTTTTACGCAGCGGCACCGCTGAGATCCAGTGACGGCTTTAACATTGGCGCGCTCTGCATTGTAGACAAGGAACCAAGAGAGTTCTCTGCGGCTGATCAACGGACACTGGAGAGTCTCGCATCCGTAGTAATGGAGAACATTGAACGAGACATAACTTAA
- a CDS encoding RNA polymerase sigma factor — protein MNTVQLNDSALVTSYIAGNESAFEELVNRHKSKVYTTILLIVKDTYTAEDLLQETFVKAIHTMKSGRYNEEGKFSSWICRIAHNLAIDYFRREKRSPMITLEDGSNVFNTLSFSEESVESIRIKEETHARLRELIQQLPAAQKEVLIMRHYADMSFQEIAEATGVSINTALGRMRYALINLRKKMSNDKTAYDQNLYSS, from the coding sequence ATGAATACAGTACAGCTTAATGATTCGGCGTTAGTAACGTCGTATATCGCTGGTAACGAGAGTGCGTTTGAGGAATTGGTGAACCGCCACAAAAGCAAGGTTTACACCACTATTCTACTTATAGTAAAGGATACCTACACAGCCGAAGACCTGTTACAGGAAACGTTTGTGAAGGCAATCCATACCATGAAGAGCGGTCGTTACAACGAAGAAGGCAAATTTTCATCATGGATCTGCCGTATCGCCCATAACTTGGCTATTGATTACTTCCGCCGGGAGAAACGGAGCCCTATGATTACCTTGGAAGACGGCAGTAATGTGTTTAACACGTTAAGCTTCTCTGAAGAATCAGTGGAATCCATCCGGATCAAAGAGGAAACCCATGCCCGTCTGCGGGAACTGATTCAACAGTTACCGGCAGCGCAGAAAGAGGTGCTGATCATGCGCCACTACGCTGACATGAGTTTCCAGGAGATCGCAGAGGCTACCGGTGTTAGCATCAACACGGCTTTGGGCAGAATGAGATACGCATTAATTAACCTGCGGAAAAAAATGTCCAATGATAAAACAGCCTATGACCAAAACCTTTACTCATCATGA
- a CDS encoding anti-sigma factor: protein MTKTFTHHDLVQYLYNELPKKQRLALEEALMVDQELAEACADLLLTQLSLEEALTQPSERVTDAIISYSKTVSFHP from the coding sequence ATGACCAAAACCTTTACTCATCATGATCTAGTACAGTATCTCTACAACGAACTGCCCAAAAAGCAACGCCTTGCTCTGGAAGAAGCCTTAATGGTGGACCAGGAGCTAGCCGAAGCCTGTGCTGATCTGCTCCTTACCCAGCTAAGCTTGGAAGAAGCCCTCACCCAACCAAGCGAGCGTGTCACAGACGCTATTATTAGTTACTCCAAAACAGTAAGTTTTCATCCGTAA
- the uvrA gene encoding excinuclease ABC subunit UvrA → MTEDLIQQDTELDALDAREHIIIKRARVHNLKNLSVALPRNQFIVVTGLSGSGKSSLAFDTLYAEGQRMYVESLSSYARQFLGRMDKPDVDYIRGISPAIAIEQKVSIRNNRSTVGTSTEIYDYLKLLYARIGKTISPVSGQEVKKDTVSSVVDFLMTLEDGTRVMILAPLQQSKDRKLSKELDLLLQKGYSRVLYNGEVSFIEELIAEGQKEPKGTVSILIDRAVIKQGEEDESLQMRLADSVQTAFYEGHDECHIQIGDETRVFSNRFELDGMVFEEPNVNFFSFNNPYGACQTCEGWGSVLGIDPDLVIPDKSLTVYEGAIAPWRTEKQNEWLQPLLKNGVRFDFPIHRPYNELTEEQQELLWKGNKYFGGLTDFFKHISAQTHKIQYRVLLSRYRGRTACPDCKGSRLRKDAGYVKVDGKSITDLVLMPVTKTLDFFQNLSLSEHDMAVAERLVTEVTNRLSYLVRVGLGYLTLNRLSNTLSGGESQRINLATSLGSALVGSMYILDEPSIGLHPKDADQLIGVLRTLQQMGNTVIVVEHEEGMMEVADQVLDIGPEAGSGGGNLMFQGTFNELLKSDTYTGRYLSGRMEVPVPAQRRPWRNCVEVHGARENNLKNVSAKFPLDVMTVVTGVSGSGKSTLVKKILAPSLIKALGGHADATGKFDKLTGDINKVSHVEFVDQNPIGKSSRSNPVTYVKAYDAIRTMYADQPLAKARGFKPSHFSFNIEGGRCEVCQGEGQVKIEMQFMADIYLTCEACGGQKFKQDILDIQYHEKNISEVLDMTIDDSLIFFKDQPKILEKLKPLQDVGLGYIRLGQSSNTLSGGEAQRVKLASFLTKGATPHNGNILFIFDEPSTGLHFHDISKLLTALNALVENGNTVLVIEHNMDIIKCADWIIDLGPEGGTNGGHLLFEGTPEDLVKQEDNHTGRYLKPKL, encoded by the coding sequence ATGACAGAAGATCTCATTCAACAAGATACAGAACTAGACGCGCTGGACGCCCGCGAGCACATCATCATCAAACGGGCCCGCGTTCATAACTTAAAGAACTTAAGCGTGGCCTTACCGCGCAACCAGTTCATAGTGGTGACCGGCCTCTCCGGTTCCGGTAAATCATCTTTGGCGTTTGACACCTTGTATGCCGAGGGGCAGCGCATGTACGTGGAGAGTTTAAGCTCTTACGCCCGCCAGTTCCTGGGACGTATGGACAAGCCCGATGTGGATTACATCCGTGGCATCAGTCCGGCCATTGCCATAGAGCAGAAGGTGAGCATTCGGAACAACCGCTCCACGGTGGGTACCAGCACTGAAATTTATGATTACCTTAAACTGCTGTATGCGCGCATAGGCAAGACCATTTCGCCGGTTTCGGGGCAGGAAGTGAAAAAAGACACGGTAAGTAGCGTGGTCGATTTCCTGATGACCTTGGAGGACGGAACCCGCGTGATGATTCTGGCGCCGCTGCAGCAAAGCAAAGACCGCAAGCTCAGCAAAGAACTGGACCTGCTTTTGCAGAAAGGTTATTCCCGCGTGCTGTACAACGGCGAGGTCTCTTTTATTGAGGAACTCATCGCTGAAGGGCAGAAAGAACCAAAAGGCACGGTGTCCATATTGATTGACCGGGCCGTGATCAAGCAGGGCGAAGAAGACGAAAGCCTACAGATGCGCCTTGCTGACTCGGTGCAGACTGCTTTCTACGAAGGCCACGACGAATGCCACATCCAGATAGGCGACGAGACCCGCGTGTTCTCCAACCGCTTTGAGCTGGACGGCATGGTGTTCGAGGAGCCCAACGTGAACTTCTTCAGCTTCAACAACCCGTACGGCGCCTGTCAGACCTGCGAAGGTTGGGGCAGTGTACTGGGCATTGACCCAGATTTGGTCATCCCAGACAAAAGCCTGACGGTGTACGAAGGAGCCATCGCGCCGTGGCGCACCGAAAAGCAGAACGAGTGGCTGCAGCCTTTGCTCAAGAACGGCGTTCGCTTTGATTTTCCCATTCATCGACCCTATAACGAGCTCACCGAAGAACAGCAGGAGTTGCTCTGGAAAGGCAATAAGTACTTTGGTGGCCTTACCGATTTCTTCAAGCACATTTCAGCGCAGACGCACAAAATCCAGTACCGCGTGCTTTTGTCGCGTTACCGGGGGCGTACCGCCTGTCCAGACTGCAAAGGCTCACGTCTGCGGAAAGATGCAGGTTACGTGAAAGTAGACGGGAAAAGCATCACCGATCTGGTGCTCATGCCCGTGACCAAAACGCTGGACTTCTTCCAGAATCTGAGCTTGAGCGAGCATGATATGGCCGTAGCCGAACGTCTGGTAACTGAGGTAACCAACCGTTTGAGTTATCTGGTGCGCGTGGGCTTAGGCTACCTGACTTTAAACCGGCTTTCTAATACGCTTTCCGGTGGCGAGAGCCAACGCATCAACCTGGCAACCTCTCTGGGTAGCGCCCTGGTAGGTTCCATGTACATCCTGGATGAGCCCAGCATCGGCTTGCATCCCAAAGACGCCGATCAACTCATTGGCGTATTGCGCACCCTGCAGCAGATGGGCAACACGGTGATTGTGGTGGAGCACGAAGAAGGCATGATGGAAGTAGCTGATCAGGTCCTTGACATTGGTCCGGAGGCAGGTTCCGGTGGCGGAAATCTCATGTTTCAGGGTACGTTCAATGAATTGCTCAAAAGCGATACTTATACCGGGCGTTACCTGAGCGGCCGCATGGAGGTGCCCGTGCCTGCGCAACGTAGACCGTGGCGCAACTGCGTGGAAGTGCATGGGGCTCGCGAAAACAACCTCAAAAATGTGTCGGCTAAGTTTCCGCTGGATGTGATGACGGTGGTGACGGGGGTGAGTGGTTCTGGTAAGTCTACTTTAGTAAAGAAAATTCTGGCTCCATCACTCATCAAGGCGTTGGGTGGCCATGCCGATGCCACCGGTAAATTCGACAAACTCACCGGTGACATCAACAAAGTGAGTCACGTGGAGTTTGTGGACCAGAACCCTATTGGCAAATCGTCGCGTTCTAACCCGGTGACGTACGTGAAAGCCTACGATGCCATTAGAACCATGTACGCCGATCAGCCGTTGGCCAAAGCCCGCGGCTTCAAGCCGTCGCATTTTTCTTTCAACATAGAAGGCGGTCGGTGCGAAGTATGCCAGGGTGAAGGTCAGGTGAAAATTGAGATGCAGTTCATGGCTGATATCTACCTGACTTGTGAGGCATGCGGCGGACAGAAGTTCAAGCAAGACATCCTTGATATTCAGTACCACGAGAAAAACATCTCCGAGGTGCTGGATATGACCATTGATGATAGCTTGATTTTCTTCAAAGACCAGCCTAAGATTCTGGAGAAACTGAAGCCGCTGCAAGATGTAGGCTTAGGCTACATCCGGTTAGGACAGTCCAGTAATACCTTATCGGGTGGGGAGGCGCAGCGCGTGAAGTTGGCGTCATTCTTGACTAAAGGTGCTACCCCGCATAACGGTAATATCCTGTTCATTTTTGATGAGCCCAGCACCGGTCTCCACTTCCATGACATCAGCAAGCTGCTAACGGCCTTGAATGCCTTGGTGGAAAACGGCAACACGGTTCTGGTGATTGAGCACAACATGGACATCATCAAATGCGCCGACTGGATCATTGACCTCGGTCCGGAAGGTGGTACCAATGGCGGTCACCTTCTTTTTGAAGGTACCCCAGAGGATTTGGTCAAGCAGGAAGACAACCACACCGGCCGCTATCTGAAGCCAAAGTTATAA
- a CDS encoding glycosyltransferase family 4 protein, whose translation MHIALFHQYHHNPDCPATCRHYTFMAELVKRHQITLVTSNAWESKRITRKYDWVPPGVKLVSVDIPYSNKMGVVQRLQAFGSFATHALVKGLRMPKPDVIWGVSTPLTTAWTAAQVSRFRQVPWVFEVQDLWPSFPIQMGAVPSKFAQRQLYNLEASLYREAAHIIPLSTGMEEYIVQQGISPQKITTLVNGTEIPQQPITFAEQDALREKLNLKGKRVVLYAGTYGRANDIPLLVKTANLLQAHPEICFVFTGQGFDAPLLETAAKQQTNIRLLPPLPRHQVFHLFSIAAVSVVSFIDLPVLEVNSPGKLFDSLAVGTPVVVTNPGWTKKLVEGHNCGWYVPAGDAEALAATLVQRLNQGQELETMRMNAVKVAREQFDRLQMVPILEDIFEKVAQKGQ comes from the coding sequence ATGCACATAGCGCTGTTTCACCAGTATCACCACAATCCAGACTGCCCCGCCACGTGCCGGCATTACACGTTTATGGCAGAACTGGTGAAACGGCATCAAATTACTTTGGTAACTTCTAACGCTTGGGAAAGCAAACGAATTACTCGTAAATATGATTGGGTGCCCCCGGGAGTGAAGTTGGTGTCTGTAGATATTCCGTATTCAAACAAAATGGGGGTGGTGCAACGGCTGCAGGCGTTTGGCTCCTTCGCGACTCATGCGTTGGTAAAAGGCTTGCGCATGCCCAAACCCGATGTTATCTGGGGTGTCTCAACTCCGCTGACTACGGCATGGACTGCGGCGCAGGTTTCAAGGTTCAGACAGGTGCCTTGGGTCTTTGAGGTGCAGGACCTTTGGCCATCTTTCCCCATTCAAATGGGGGCGGTGCCTTCTAAGTTTGCCCAACGCCAGTTATATAACCTGGAAGCCTCCTTGTACCGGGAAGCCGCACATATTATCCCGCTGTCTACGGGTATGGAGGAGTACATTGTCCAGCAAGGCATCTCGCCCCAAAAGATCACTACGCTGGTAAACGGCACTGAAATTCCGCAGCAACCCATCACCTTTGCAGAACAAGATGCGTTACGGGAGAAACTGAACCTGAAAGGAAAGCGAGTAGTGTTGTATGCTGGTACCTACGGCCGAGCAAATGATATTCCCCTATTGGTAAAAACGGCAAACCTGCTGCAAGCTCATCCTGAGATTTGTTTTGTGTTCACCGGTCAGGGGTTTGATGCTCCTTTACTGGAAACTGCCGCAAAACAGCAAACCAATATCCGGTTGTTGCCACCGCTTCCCCGGCACCAGGTCTTCCACCTGTTTTCTATTGCAGCAGTGTCAGTCGTGTCCTTTATAGATTTACCTGTGCTGGAAGTCAATTCACCAGGTAAGTTGTTTGACAGCCTTGCCGTAGGAACCCCGGTGGTGGTTACCAATCCGGGTTGGACGAAGAAACTAGTGGAGGGGCACAACTGCGGTTGGTATGTTCCGGCTGGGGATGCAGAGGCGTTGGCTGCTACTTTGGTGCAGCGGTTAAATCAAGGACAGGAGTTGGAAACTATGCGCATGAATGCGGTTAAAGTTGCCCGTGAACAATTTGACCGCTTGCAGATGGTACCGATTTTAGAAGATATTTTTGAGAAAGTAGCCCAGAAGGGGCAATAA
- a CDS encoding carotenoid biosynthesis protein, with the protein MKELTAPLPVNKLQISVGIICLFHVCGLIGFYTSYREWFLSNTPLNLILATGLLLWNHRRLNVKMVVGAIGVFLVGLTAEIIGVATGKVFGAYHYGEAFGFKFMAVPLVIGMNWAALCFAAAAVVNQWKKPYLVKAAVAAAIPVSIDFLIEQVCEKFDFWYWQNHTPPLQNYLSWYVFSFLFALVLIPLLKNSRNLFAPYFLLVQFVFFLLLNLVELLYAR; encoded by the coding sequence ATGAAGGAACTCACCGCTCCTCTTCCTGTCAACAAGCTCCAGATCTCTGTAGGCATTATCTGCTTGTTCCACGTGTGCGGACTCATTGGGTTTTATACCTCTTACCGCGAGTGGTTTCTGAGCAACACACCCTTGAATTTGATTTTGGCAACCGGATTGCTGCTCTGGAACCACCGGAGGCTTAACGTGAAAATGGTGGTAGGAGCGATAGGCGTGTTCCTGGTAGGCTTAACCGCCGAAATTATTGGTGTAGCTACGGGAAAGGTGTTTGGCGCGTACCATTACGGCGAGGCCTTCGGGTTCAAATTCATGGCGGTGCCATTGGTGATTGGGATGAACTGGGCGGCGTTGTGCTTTGCAGCCGCGGCGGTAGTGAACCAATGGAAGAAACCTTATTTGGTGAAGGCAGCGGTAGCAGCAGCCATCCCGGTCAGCATTGATTTTCTGATTGAACAAGTCTGCGAAAAGTTCGACTTCTGGTATTGGCAGAACCATACGCCTCCTTTGCAGAACTACCTGAGCTGGTACGTATTCAGTTTTTTGTTTGCGCTAGTGCTCATTCCGTTGCTGAAGAACTCCAGAAACCTGTTTGCACCTTATTTTCTATTGGTGCAATTCGTGTTTTTCCTGCTGCTCAACTTAGTGGAATTGCTGTATGCCCGATAA
- a CDS encoding YitT family protein, whose translation MNPPLPPKLSALKIKRPWGRLRDVVLIVFGICSAGVGLKGFLIPNHFIDGGVTGLSMLLSKSTGIPLPLLILLINAPFLIAGYRLVARSFAFKSLLAVMGLAILLLTIDFPTITDDKLLTAVFGGFFLGAGIGLSIRGGSVLDGTEILALLLSKRTSLTIGDVILVINLILFLGAAFLLGAEPAMYSVLTYLTASKTIDFIINGIEEYTGVTIVSVHSVTMRQAILTQLGRAVTIYKGQRGFSGEEIDILYCVVTRLEVQRLKTLITELDPGAFIIMHSINDTTGGMIKKRPLSH comes from the coding sequence TTGAACCCGCCTCTACCTCCTAAGCTCTCCGCCCTAAAAATTAAGCGTCCTTGGGGAAGGCTGCGCGATGTTGTCCTTATCGTTTTTGGAATCTGCTCTGCAGGTGTGGGCCTTAAAGGATTCCTGATTCCAAACCACTTTATAGACGGTGGGGTAACCGGGCTTTCCATGCTGCTTTCTAAAAGCACCGGTATTCCGCTGCCGCTGTTGATTCTGCTCATCAATGCACCCTTTCTTATTGCCGGCTATAGATTAGTGGCCCGCTCCTTTGCTTTTAAAAGTTTGCTGGCCGTAATGGGCTTGGCCATTCTATTACTCACCATTGATTTCCCCACCATTACAGATGACAAACTACTGACAGCTGTCTTCGGTGGGTTCTTCCTGGGCGCGGGCATTGGCTTGTCTATTAGAGGCGGCTCTGTGCTGGATGGCACCGAGATTCTGGCTTTGCTCCTTAGCAAACGTACCAGCCTCACCATTGGCGACGTGATCCTGGTCATCAACCTCATTCTCTTTTTAGGGGCAGCTTTCCTTTTAGGGGCAGAACCGGCCATGTACTCGGTACTCACTTATCTTACCGCCTCCAAAACCATAGACTTCATCATAAACGGTATTGAAGAATATACCGGCGTCACCATTGTCTCGGTGCACAGTGTCACCATGCGGCAGGCAATCTTAACGCAACTGGGCAGAGCCGTGACCATTTACAAGGGGCAGCGGGGCTTTTCAGGGGAAGAGATAGATATTCTTTACTGCGTAGTCACCCGCCTGGAAGTGCAACGGCTTAAAACTCTTATCACCGAGCTCGATCCCGGGGCTTTCATCATTATGCATAGCATCAATGATACCACGGGGGGCATGATCAAGAAGCGGCCACTGTCTCATTGA
- the nth gene encoding endonuclease III encodes MRKPERYRHLISYFTQNFPEAETELDYRNPYELLVAVVLSAQCTDKRVNLVTPALFEAFPSPEVLATATSDNIFPYIKSISYPNNKAKHLAGLGKMLTERFGGEVPSSIEELQLLPGVGRKTANVIASVIFNMPAMAVDTHVFRVSKRLGLVSSKARTPLEVEKELLKHIPVDLVPKAHHWLILHGRYICLARTPQCEHCPLTHFCAYYQKNWPNKPEDPENKLG; translated from the coding sequence ATGCGCAAGCCAGAGCGGTATCGTCATTTAATTTCTTATTTCACCCAGAACTTTCCTGAAGCTGAGACCGAACTGGACTACCGCAATCCCTATGAGTTGTTGGTAGCCGTGGTCCTTAGCGCCCAATGCACTGATAAACGGGTGAACTTGGTCACTCCTGCTCTGTTTGAGGCCTTTCCTTCACCAGAAGTATTGGCTACTGCCACTTCCGATAACATTTTCCCTTACATCAAAAGCATCTCGTACCCTAACAACAAAGCCAAACATTTGGCTGGCTTGGGCAAAATGCTGACCGAACGCTTTGGAGGCGAGGTACCTTCTTCTATAGAGGAACTGCAACTGCTTCCGGGAGTAGGTCGCAAGACTGCGAACGTGATTGCCTCGGTCATTTTTAACATGCCCGCCATGGCTGTGGATACGCACGTGTTCAGGGTTTCCAAACGATTAGGTCTGGTAAGCTCCAAGGCACGCACCCCGTTGGAAGTGGAGAAAGAACTATTGAAGCACATTCCGGTAGATCTGGTACCTAAAGCCCACCACTGGCTTATTCTGCATGGTCGTTATATTTGCCTGGCCCGCACTCCGCAATGCGAACACTGTCCCCTCACCCACTTCTGTGCTTACTACCAGAAAAACTGGCCCAATAAGCCTGAAGACCCAGAGAACAAGCTTGGATAA
- a CDS encoding MFS transporter, whose translation MATPTPIPDERHDPYAVLRIPEFRLFVSARFCITLAMQIQAVVVGWQIYDITKDPFSLGLIGLVEAIPSITVALYAGHVADIVPRKRIIMTVLSVLLFCSLALLFYTLDVGKVLHAFGTLPIYSVIFLSGIARGFMGPAVFSFMPQLVSDRKLYANAITWSSTTWQAGSVAGPAIGGLVYAFGGVTAAFGVDASLVLLSLLLYTFIAGRPLPPSEGPKLKIKESLQTGLRFVFGNQIILSALALDMFAVLFGGAVILLPVFASDILKIGPEGLGLLRSAPAIGSVTMALFMAYRPITFNAGKKMLWAVAGFGACIIVFGLSKLFWLSFGMLLLSGVLDSISVIIRSTLIHTLTPEHMKGRVSSVNNIFVGSSNEIGSFESGLAAKLMGVVPSVVFGGTMTILIVAFTAWKADKLRKLSL comes from the coding sequence GTGGCAACACCTACCCCAATTCCTGATGAGCGGCATGATCCATATGCCGTTCTGCGTATTCCAGAGTTCAGACTTTTTGTTTCTGCCCGGTTCTGCATCACGCTGGCCATGCAAATTCAGGCGGTAGTAGTGGGTTGGCAAATCTATGACATCACCAAAGACCCGTTTTCCCTTGGTTTGATTGGGCTAGTAGAGGCCATTCCTTCTATCACGGTGGCGCTCTACGCCGGGCACGTAGCCGATATTGTTCCCCGAAAACGCATTATCATGACCGTGCTGAGCGTGCTGCTTTTCTGCTCACTGGCTCTGTTGTTCTATACCCTGGATGTTGGTAAAGTCCTGCACGCCTTTGGTACGTTGCCTATCTATTCGGTGATTTTCCTGAGCGGGATTGCCCGTGGGTTTATGGGCCCTGCCGTATTCTCTTTCATGCCCCAATTGGTGTCAGACCGTAAATTATATGCCAATGCTATTACCTGGAGCAGTACTACCTGGCAGGCTGGCTCAGTAGCTGGTCCAGCAATTGGCGGGTTGGTGTATGCTTTTGGCGGGGTAACGGCTGCATTTGGGGTTGATGCCTCGTTGGTGTTGCTGTCTCTGCTGTTGTATACTTTCATAGCGGGCAGGCCTCTGCCGCCCAGCGAAGGTCCTAAACTCAAGATCAAAGAAAGTTTACAGACAGGCCTTAGATTCGTGTTCGGGAACCAGATTATCTTGAGTGCCTTGGCGCTGGACATGTTTGCCGTGCTCTTCGGTGGGGCCGTGATTCTACTGCCGGTGTTTGCCTCTGATATTCTGAAAATAGGCCCCGAAGGATTAGGGTTGTTGCGCTCAGCCCCTGCTATTGGCTCGGTGACCATGGCGCTGTTCATGGCCTACCGGCCGATTACTTTTAATGCCGGAAAGAAGATGCTGTGGGCCGTGGCAGGCTTTGGCGCCTGTATCATTGTGTTTGGCCTATCAAAGCTATTTTGGCTGTCGTTTGGCATGCTGCTGCTGAGTGGGGTGCTGGACAGCATCTCGGTGATTATCCGTTCTACCCTAATTCATACGCTCACGCCCGAGCACATGAAAGGCCGCGTCTCTAGTGTGAATAACATCTTTGTGGGCTCCAGCAATGAGATTGGTTCCTTCGAATCTGGTTTGGCTGCGAAGCTGATGGGGGTGGTGCCTTCTGTAGTGTTTGGCGGGACTATGACGATTTTGATTGTGGCGTTTACCGCTTGGAAAGCAGATAAATTAAGGAAGTTAAGTTTATAA